Proteins encoded within one genomic window of Chroicocephalus ridibundus chromosome 7, bChrRid1.1, whole genome shotgun sequence:
- the PAFAH1B1 gene encoding platelet-activating factor acetylhydrolase IB subunit beta, protein MVLSQRQRDELNRAIADYLRSNGYEEAYSVFKKEAELDVNEELDKKYAGLLEKKWTSVIRLQKKVMELESKLNEAKEEFTSGGPLGQKRDPKEWIPRPPEKYALSGHRSPVTRVIFHPVFSVMVSASEDATIKVWDYETGDFERTLKGHTDSVQDISFDHTGKLLASCSADMTIKLWDFQGFECIRTMHGHDHNVSSVAIMPNGDHIVSASRDKTIKMWEVQTGYCVKTFTGHREWVRMVRPNQDGTLIASCSNDQTVRVWVVATKECKAELREHEHVVECISWAPESSYSTISEATGSETKKSGKPGPFLLSGSRDKTIKMWDISTGMCLMTLVGHDNWVRGVLFHSGGKFILSCADDKTLRVWDFKNKRCMKTLNAHEHFVTSLDFHKTAPYVVTGSVDQTVKVWECR, encoded by the exons ATGGTGCTGTCACAAAGGCAACGAGATGAACT aAATCGAGCGATAGCAGATTACCTTCGTTCTAATGGCTATGAAGAGGCATATTCggtttttaaaaaggaagctgaGTTAGATGTG AATGAAGAGTTAGATAAGAAGTATGCtggacttctggaaaaaaaatggacatcTGTTATAAGATTACAAAAGAAG GTAATGGAATTAGAGTCAAAGCTGAATGAAGCTAAGGAAGAATTTACATCAGGTGGACCTCTTGGTCAGAAACGAGACCCTAAAGAGTGGATTCCTCGTCCTCCAGAGAAGTATGCGTTGAGTGGACATAGGAGTCCTGTCACTCGAGTGATTTTCCATCCAGTTTTCAGTGTTATGGTTTCTGCTTCAGAGGATGCCACAATAAAG GTGTGGGATTATGAGACAGGAGACTTTGAACGAACCCTTAAGGGGCATACAGACTCTGTGCAAGATATTTCCTTTGACCACACTGGCAAACTATTGGCCTCCTGTTCTGCTGATATGACCATTAAGCTATGGGATTTCCAGGGCTTTGAGTGCATCAGAACTATGCATG gTCATGATCATAATGTTTCTTCAGTAGCCATCATGCCCAATGGAGATCATATAGTTTCTGCCTCAAGGGATAAAACTATCAAAATGTGGGAAGTCCAAACAGG ttactGTGTGAAGACTTTCACAGGTCACAGAGAATGGGTGCGCATGGTGCGACCTAACCAGGATGGCACCTTAATTGCCAGTTGTTCTAATGACCAGACAGTGCGTGTTTGGGTGGTAGCAACAAAGGAATGCAAAGCTGAGCTCCGAGAACACGAGCACGTGGTAGAATGCATTTCCTGGGCTCCCGAGAGCTCATACTCCACCATATCAGAAGCTACAGGATCAGAG ACTAAGAAGAGCGGCAAGCCTGGGCCTTTTCTGCTGTCTGGATCCAGAGACAAGACCATTAAGATGTGGGACATCAGCACTGGCATGTGCCTTATGACACTT GTGGGCCATGATAACTGGGTACGTGGCGTTCTGTTCCATTCTGGGGGAAAATTTATTTTGAGCTGTGCTGATGACAAGACTCTACGTGTCTGGGACTTCAAGAACAAACGATGCATGAAAACCCTCAATGCGCACGAACACTTTGTTACCTCTTTGG ATTTCCACAAGACGGCACCGTATGTGGTTACTGGAAGTGTAGATCAAACAGTAAAAGTGTGGGAGTGCCGTTGA